From a region of the Acidobacteriota bacterium genome:
- a CDS encoding ribonuclease J, with translation MTSGKLHVVPLGGLGEFGMNCMALRWGDDIIVIDAGLMFPESELLGVDIVVPDITYLLENRDKVRAILLTHGHEDHIGGLPWILSELNLPVYGTEFTLALVEGKLEEHELLDSAQLNEIAANERFRIGPFLIHPVRVTHSLVDCVALAIHTPLGVVIHSGDFKVDPTPTDGKLFDLHQFAEYGKEGALLLLQDSTNVERPGYTPSERAVRPRFEEIFTRSKRRLFVSCFSSSIHRIKLVADMAFEHGRKLALVGRSINEATEIALDLGYIHIPEGTLIHPGQIRDFAPERVCVLISGTQGEPMSALSRAAVDNHKHAKIEPGDTVVLSSRIIPGNEKGIYRMIDHLYRRNAQVIYEDGSGSPVHVSGHASQEELRLLINLVRPKYFVPIHGEYRQLKRHAELAASMHGAVGNVMMLESGEVLEIDELGARKTGKVTVGRVCIDSGSASDVVEDLVIRDRRHLSEDGIVLPVIAINKLTGKVESIPEIVMRGFAAAGAENGFLAEAREVISRTLEQSSQEEKADYGVIKEKIRQDLKRYINKSMSRRPLIMPVILEI, from the coding sequence ATGACTTCCGGCAAACTTCACGTTGTGCCCTTAGGCGGGCTCGGCGAGTTCGGCATGAACTGCATGGCCCTGCGCTGGGGCGACGACATTATTGTCATCGATGCCGGCCTGATGTTCCCCGAGTCCGAGCTGCTCGGGGTTGACATCGTTGTTCCAGACATTACCTATTTGCTGGAAAATCGCGACAAAGTTCGCGCCATCCTGCTGACCCACGGCCACGAAGATCACATCGGCGGACTTCCATGGATTCTCTCCGAGCTGAATCTCCCTGTTTATGGCACGGAGTTCACCCTTGCTCTTGTTGAAGGCAAGCTCGAAGAGCACGAGCTGCTCGACTCCGCGCAGCTCAATGAGATCGCGGCAAACGAGCGCTTTCGTATCGGGCCGTTTCTGATCCATCCGGTGCGTGTCACTCACAGTCTGGTAGATTGCGTGGCGTTGGCGATTCACACTCCGCTTGGCGTTGTGATTCATTCCGGCGACTTCAAAGTCGATCCGACGCCTACCGACGGCAAACTCTTCGACCTTCATCAATTCGCCGAATACGGCAAAGAAGGCGCGTTACTCCTTTTGCAGGATTCGACGAACGTCGAGCGTCCAGGCTACACGCCCAGCGAACGAGCGGTACGCCCTCGATTTGAAGAGATCTTCACGCGCAGCAAGCGGCGACTTTTCGTCTCTTGCTTCTCATCGTCTATACATCGAATCAAGCTCGTCGCCGACATGGCATTCGAGCATGGACGTAAGCTTGCCCTTGTCGGCCGCTCGATCAATGAAGCGACCGAGATCGCGCTCGATCTGGGCTATATCCATATTCCCGAAGGAACGCTCATTCATCCAGGGCAGATTCGCGACTTCGCTCCAGAGAGGGTCTGTGTCCTTATTAGCGGTACGCAGGGCGAGCCGATGTCTGCCCTGTCGCGCGCGGCGGTTGACAATCACAAGCACGCAAAGATCGAGCCCGGCGATACGGTTGTTCTCTCCTCGCGCATCATTCCCGGAAACGAGAAGGGAATCTATCGCATGATCGATCACCTTTATCGTCGCAATGCACAGGTGATTTATGAAGATGGGTCTGGCTCGCCGGTTCACGTGAGTGGACACGCGAGCCAGGAAGAGCTTCGGCTGCTCATTAATCTTGTACGGCCCAAGTATTTTGTCCCGATTCACGGCGAGTATCGTCAGCTCAAACGTCATGCGGAGTTAGCAGCTTCGATGCATGGTGCTGTCGGTAATGTAATGATGCTGGAGAGCGGCGAGGTTCTAGAGATCGACGAACTCGGCGCCCGCAAGACAGGAAAAGTCACAGTCGGGCGGGTGTGCATCGACTCCGGCTCGGCTAGCGACGTAGTTGAAGATCTTGTAATACGCGATCGCCGCCACCTCAGTGAAGATGGCATCGTACTGCCCGTAATCGCGATCAATAAGTTGACCGGAAAGGTGGAGTCCATTCCCGAAATCGTAATGCGGGGCTTCGCTGCCGCCGGCGCAGAGAATGGATTCCTGGCAGAGGCGCGTGAAGTGATTAGCCGAACCTTGGAACAGTCGAGCCAGGAAGAGAAGGCTGATTATGGCGTGATCAAAGAGAAGATCCGTCAGGATCTGAAGCGTTATATCAACAAGAGTATGAGCCGCCGTCCGTTGATTATGCCGGTCATTCTCGAAATCTGA
- a CDS encoding threonine dehydratase, with product MITLEKIQQAQERLRGVALRTPLQRVSFGEGEIYLKPENLQPIGSFKLRGAYNKIATFSSGQRERGVIAYSSGNHAQGVAYAARAMGCHATIVMPDNSSKLKLEKTRALGAQIVIVGPSSDERKARAEQLAQEKGFALVPPYDDEAIIAGQGTMGLEILADLSDATTVLVCVGGGGMISGIAAAVKNMRPSPKVYGVESELGAKAKASFEAGQRLTFPAEETTRTIADGLRTQSVGECNFEHIQRYVDGFIAVSEDEIRESVRRLAFDAHLIAEPSGAVPLAAALFHRNEFPASGKTVAIVSGGNIAPEMLKEILAKGKQS from the coding sequence TTGATCACCCTAGAAAAAATTCAGCAAGCTCAGGAACGGCTGCGTGGGGTCGCGCTTCGCACCCCGTTACAGCGAGTTTCATTCGGGGAAGGCGAGATATATCTCAAACCGGAAAATCTTCAGCCCATCGGCTCATTCAAGCTGCGCGGCGCATACAACAAGATTGCGACCTTTTCTTCTGGACAACGGGAGCGCGGCGTCATCGCTTACTCCAGCGGAAATCATGCGCAAGGTGTCGCTTACGCGGCGCGCGCGATGGGCTGCCATGCCACCATCGTGATGCCTGATAACTCTTCCAAACTCAAACTGGAGAAGACGCGAGCGCTGGGAGCGCAAATTGTCATTGTCGGCCCATCGAGCGACGAACGCAAAGCACGAGCTGAGCAACTCGCGCAGGAAAAGGGATTCGCTCTTGTTCCGCCATACGACGATGAAGCTATCATCGCGGGGCAAGGCACGATGGGATTAGAGATCCTCGCTGATTTATCTGATGCAACCACCGTCCTCGTGTGCGTCGGAGGGGGCGGCATGATTAGCGGGATCGCTGCTGCCGTGAAAAATATGAGGCCGAGCCCCAAAGTCTATGGTGTCGAATCGGAGCTAGGCGCCAAAGCTAAAGCCAGCTTCGAAGCCGGGCAGCGCCTGACTTTCCCGGCTGAAGAGACCACGCGCACGATCGCCGACGGACTGCGCACGCAAAGCGTTGGCGAGTGCAACTTTGAACACATCCAGCGCTACGTGGATGGGTTCATTGCCGTAAGCGAGGACGAAATCCGTGAATCGGTTCGTCGTTTAGCGTTTGACGCACATTTGATCGCAGAACCTAGCGGTGCAGTTCCATTGGCAGCCGCCCTGTTTCATCGCAACGAGTTCCCTGCCAGCGGCAAGACAGTAGCCATCGTTAGCGGAGGAAACATCGCTCCGGAAATGCTGAAAGAGATACTTGCCAAAGGTAAGCAGTCGTGA
- a CDS encoding signal recognition particle-docking protein FtsY yields MIQTLFGSLDEEKNKKPGFLDRMKEAVSRTRENLSDRIEEIVAFNKEIDVNTLDDLEATLIAADLGTTTTHEVLEALRERATHKQIGDVNELKRLLKEQIAGILNGASNVQVRQVNGPEVVLIVGVNGTGKTTTIGKLASLLRGQGKSILLCAADTFRAAAIEQLEVWGNRTGVEVIKTKPGGDPSAVLFDSLSAAKARGADYVIVDTAGRLHTKQNLMAELEKMRRTAQKVIPDAPHEILLVMDATTGQNGLQQARQFTQSAGVTGIVLTKLDGTAKGGVVVAISRELGLPVRYVGIGEKAGDLLPFDSQLFVDSLFE; encoded by the coding sequence ATGATCCAAACCCTGTTCGGCAGCCTCGACGAGGAAAAGAATAAAAAGCCAGGCTTCTTAGATCGCATGAAGGAGGCGGTCTCGCGCACGCGCGAAAACCTCAGCGATCGCATCGAGGAAATCGTTGCCTTTAATAAGGAAATTGACGTCAACACACTCGACGATCTCGAAGCCACCCTGATCGCAGCCGACCTCGGAACGACGACAACCCACGAGGTGCTGGAAGCGCTGCGCGAGCGTGCCACTCACAAGCAGATCGGGGACGTGAACGAGCTCAAGCGCCTGCTGAAGGAACAGATCGCGGGCATTCTCAACGGCGCATCAAATGTTCAGGTGCGCCAGGTTAACGGTCCCGAAGTGGTACTCATCGTAGGCGTAAATGGTACAGGCAAGACCACAACCATCGGGAAACTCGCAAGTCTTCTTCGTGGCCAGGGAAAATCGATTCTCCTATGTGCGGCTGATACGTTTCGCGCGGCTGCCATCGAGCAATTAGAAGTTTGGGGCAATCGCACGGGAGTGGAGGTCATCAAGACCAAACCAGGCGGCGATCCGTCGGCAGTGCTCTTCGATAGCTTGAGCGCCGCCAAGGCGCGCGGTGCCGACTACGTGATCGTCGATACGGCCGGCCGCCTCCACACTAAGCAGAACCTGATGGCAGAGCTCGAGAAGATGCGCCGAACAGCACAAAAAGTAATTCCTGACGCTCCACATGAAATCCTGCTCGTCATGGACGCGACTACTGGGCAGAATGGACTGCAGCAAGCACGACAGTTCACGCAATCCGCAGGCGTAACCGGCATTGTGTTGACCAAACTCGACGGCACTGCAAAGGGTGGCGTAGTAGTTGCGATCTCACGCGAGCTCGGACTTCCGGTTCGCTACGTTGGCATTGGAGAAAAAGCCGGCGATCTGTTGCCCTTCGATTCGCAGTTATTTGTCGATTCATTATTCGAATAG
- the ribD gene encoding bifunctional diaminohydroxyphosphoribosylaminopyrimidine deaminase/5-amino-6-(5-phosphoribosylamino)uracil reductase RibD: protein MPDENHERSMRRALGLAREGIALASPNPYVGAVIVSPAGEILGEAFHTYAGIKHAEVIAAEQAGERARGATLYLNLEPCSHAGRTAACSDAVIRAGINRVYAAMSDPNPLVAGKGFERLRAAGIEVHIGLLECEARKLNEAFAKYILTKAPLVTLKAGMTLDGKIAPPYTSPADGVALADAAGGWITSPDARTHVQELRHAADAILVGVNTVITDNPLLTDRTGLPRRRPLLRVVSDSKLRLPLESRLVKTANKDVIVFCSFAEEKRRREFAERGIRVEQVRLGALDGRPDIAAIIERLGELEITNLIIEGGALVNWTALAANVVDKVFLFYAPKILAGTGSVPFASGPGFPHISEAARVRSISLHRFGEDFAVEGYIKDPYATDEREIRQIRPPS from the coding sequence ATGCCCGACGAAAACCACGAACGCTCCATGCGTCGCGCATTGGGACTGGCGCGTGAAGGGATTGCGCTCGCCTCTCCCAATCCTTACGTCGGGGCAGTGATCGTCAGCCCAGCGGGTGAGATCCTCGGGGAAGCTTTTCATACCTACGCAGGTATAAAACACGCTGAGGTAATCGCGGCAGAGCAGGCGGGAGAGCGCGCTCGCGGCGCAACGCTCTACCTCAATCTTGAACCCTGCTCGCACGCTGGACGCACTGCGGCGTGCTCCGACGCGGTAATCCGCGCCGGCATCAATCGCGTTTACGCGGCAATGTCCGATCCCAATCCTCTGGTCGCCGGCAAAGGTTTCGAGCGGCTGCGAGCAGCAGGAATCGAAGTGCACATCGGTCTGCTTGAGTGCGAAGCTCGCAAGTTAAACGAGGCTTTTGCGAAATACATCCTTACGAAGGCTCCGCTGGTAACGCTGAAAGCCGGCATGACACTCGACGGCAAGATCGCTCCTCCGTACACCTCTCCAGCCGACGGAGTTGCACTTGCTGATGCTGCGGGAGGATGGATTACCAGCCCTGATGCCCGCACGCACGTACAAGAGTTGCGACACGCCGCCGACGCAATTCTTGTTGGGGTGAATACCGTTATCACAGACAATCCTCTACTCACCGACCGCACTGGACTGCCAAGGCGGCGTCCGTTGTTGCGCGTCGTCAGCGATTCCAAGTTGCGCCTGCCGCTCGAATCACGCTTGGTGAAGACCGCAAACAAGGATGTGATCGTCTTCTGCTCATTCGCAGAGGAAAAAAGACGACGGGAATTTGCAGAACGTGGGATTCGCGTTGAGCAGGTCAGGCTGGGGGCGCTCGATGGACGTCCTGATATCGCGGCGATTATTGAGCGACTGGGAGAACTCGAAATTACAAACCTGATCATCGAAGGTGGAGCGCTCGTGAATTGGACCGCGCTCGCCGCAAATGTGGTCGATAAAGTCTTCCTGTTCTATGCACCCAAGATTCTTGCAGGAACTGGGTCGGTACCGTTTGCGAGCGGCCCAGGCTTTCCGCACATCAGCGAAGCCGCCCGAGTGCGCTCGATTTCACTGCATCGCTTCGGCGAGGATTTTGCGGTTGAAGGATATATAAAGGATCCATATGCAACAGACGAACGTGAAATCAGGCAGATAAGACCGCCATCCTGA
- a CDS encoding riboflavin synthase → MFTGLIQQTGRVAALDVREGATRIRVSAPGLASHLKKGDSVAVSGVCLTALSPNADSFEADLAEETIGRTSLSRLEAGTIVNLELPTPAGTPLGGHIVQGHVDATGKLTSLDLTGTGNQDRWLKIAIPETLTRYVVQKGSIAVEGISLTVASISGTQVTIAIIPHTYQATNLHSLKPGDPLNIEVDVLARYAEKQRRQAHRWTIEELVSRGL, encoded by the coding sequence ATGTTTACAGGCTTGATTCAGCAAACCGGACGCGTTGCTGCTCTTGATGTTAGAGAAGGAGCAACACGCATCCGCGTCTCGGCCCCCGGGCTCGCATCGCATTTAAAAAAAGGCGACAGCGTAGCGGTGAGCGGAGTGTGTTTGACTGCGCTCTCGCCCAACGCCGACAGTTTTGAGGCCGACCTGGCAGAGGAGACCATCGGACGCACTTCCCTCTCGCGCCTGGAAGCGGGAACAATCGTAAACCTGGAACTACCCACCCCAGCTGGAACTCCACTCGGTGGTCACATAGTTCAAGGTCATGTGGACGCTACCGGCAAGTTGACTTCTCTTGACCTTACAGGGACAGGAAACCAGGACCGCTGGCTTAAAATCGCAATTCCCGAAACGTTGACTCGCTATGTAGTGCAGAAAGGTTCAATCGCAGTGGAGGGTATCAGCTTAACCGTGGCATCTATCAGTGGAACCCAGGTTACGATAGCAATTATTCCGCACACCTATCAAGCGACGAACCTTCATTCGCTCAAGCCGGGCGATCCTCTCAACATCGAAGTCGATGTGCTGGCACGTTATGCAGAGAAGCAGCGCCGGCAGGCGCATCGTTGGACGATCGAGGAACTGGTCAGCCGGGGACTCTGA
- a CDS encoding acyl-CoA thioesterase, producing the protein MESLDDHQQPRPVSDSVSEMAEVVLPNDANPLNNLLGGRLMHFIDIAGAMAAHRHSRSYVVTASMDHIDFLAPVHVGDLLILRSSVNRAFHTSMEVGVKCWVENYIAGTRRHIASAYLTFVAVDNGGRRQPVPPVVPETEEEKQRYEDAGRRRELRKQEQERKKANQLARG; encoded by the coding sequence ATGGAAAGTCTCGATGACCATCAGCAGCCGCGGCCGGTTTCAGATTCCGTCTCCGAAATGGCCGAAGTGGTGCTCCCTAACGATGCAAATCCGTTGAACAACCTGCTGGGCGGCAGGCTCATGCACTTCATCGACATTGCAGGAGCGATGGCCGCACACCGTCACAGTCGAAGCTACGTTGTGACCGCATCTATGGACCACATCGACTTTCTTGCTCCCGTGCACGTTGGCGATCTTCTGATTCTGCGTTCTTCGGTAAACCGTGCTTTTCATACGTCGATGGAAGTCGGCGTGAAGTGCTGGGTAGAAAACTACATCGCTGGCACCCGCCGCCATATTGCGTCTGCATACCTCACTTTCGTAGCAGTCGATAATGGCGGACGCCGACAACCCGTGCCACCCGTTGTACCCGAAACGGAAGAGGAGAAACAGCGCTACGAAGATGCTGGCCGGCGCCGGGAGCTGCGCAAGCAGGAGCAGGAGCGCAAGAAGGCCAATCAGCTGGCGCGCGGGTAG
- a CDS encoding ATP-binding protein codes for MHGGPPQQGPMPLPGVQNVIAVGSGKGGVGKTTVAVNLAVALGKLGYKVGLLDADIYGPNVPLMMGVNRQPDVLGENRIAPITNHGIKVISVGFISPGDRPLVWRGPMLHSIIKQFLQQVEWGDLDFLIVDLPPGTGDVVISLFQTVPLTGAIVVSTPSDVSLQDARKAIEMFRGVKVDVFGVVENMSQFLCPHCHHEIDIFSKGGVERTAKQFGVPYLGSVELDADVRKGGDTGLPAVLGGEDSPHAKSFFAFARQISQSAAEHKTESVIEIR; via the coding sequence ATGCATGGCGGCCCGCCGCAGCAAGGGCCAATGCCGCTTCCGGGCGTGCAGAACGTAATTGCTGTCGGTTCGGGTAAAGGTGGAGTGGGAAAAACTACGGTCGCGGTGAATCTGGCCGTGGCGTTGGGAAAGCTTGGCTACAAAGTTGGTCTACTCGACGCTGACATCTATGGACCTAATGTTCCGCTGATGATGGGCGTCAACCGGCAACCCGATGTGCTCGGGGAGAACCGCATCGCTCCAATCACGAACCACGGCATCAAGGTGATTTCAGTTGGATTCATCAGTCCCGGCGACCGTCCCCTCGTGTGGCGTGGACCAATGCTGCACTCGATCATTAAACAGTTTCTGCAGCAGGTGGAGTGGGGTGATCTGGACTTCCTAATCGTCGATCTTCCTCCCGGAACGGGAGACGTCGTGATCTCGCTGTTTCAAACCGTTCCGCTGACCGGGGCAATTGTTGTCTCGACGCCGTCAGATGTTTCGCTTCAAGATGCGCGCAAAGCCATCGAGATGTTTCGTGGTGTGAAGGTAGACGTCTTCGGCGTAGTAGAGAACATGAGCCAATTCCTCTGCCCGCACTGCCATCACGAGATCGACATTTTCTCCAAGGGCGGGGTGGAGCGCACGGCGAAGCAGTTTGGCGTGCCATACCTGGGCTCGGTTGAGCTCGATGCCGATGTTCGTAAAGGTGGCGATACCGGTTTGCCTGCGGTACTTGGAGGCGAGGATTCTCCACATGCCAAATCGTTCTTTGCCTTCGCGCGCCAAATTTCTCAGAGCGCAGCGGAACACAAGACCGAGAGCGTCATCGAGATTAGGTGA
- the hrcA gene encoding heat-inducible transcription repressor HrcA — translation MPSSNIGSREREILTAIVETYISTGEPVGSRTLARANKDGLSPATIRNVMADLAEAGLLEQPHTSAGRVPSPQGYRYYVEQLTGRAQISHADQELITNSFLGIGDPQEFLERTSHVLSLISRGVGVAISSPGHDRHELEHVYFSRLSTGKVLAVVVTKSGVVRDRVLRMDRDVSQTELESAANYINVNFQGWTIESIRTELARRIERERSEYDRLMSSLEQLYRGGALHQEEGPKTVWVEGVSNLVVKDADRERLREMLRVLEEKQRIVELLSSYVDTRQEAVRVVIGLEDRLPEMRNLVLIGAPARVGGQVVGSLAVIGPTRMDYEHTITAVSYIAQLFDKVLNENE, via the coding sequence ATGCCAAGCTCCAATATAGGCTCTCGGGAACGGGAAATCCTGACCGCCATCGTCGAGACTTATATCTCAACCGGGGAACCGGTTGGCTCGCGGACTCTTGCTCGCGCGAACAAGGACGGATTAAGTCCGGCGACGATCCGGAACGTTATGGCCGACTTGGCGGAAGCGGGACTGCTTGAGCAGCCGCACACCTCGGCAGGACGAGTGCCCTCTCCGCAGGGATATCGGTATTACGTGGAGCAGCTCACCGGCCGCGCGCAAATCTCCCACGCTGACCAGGAACTGATCACGAATTCTTTTCTCGGGATCGGCGATCCGCAGGAATTTTTGGAGCGCACCTCGCATGTTCTGTCGCTGATCTCACGGGGAGTTGGGGTCGCGATATCGTCTCCAGGTCACGATCGTCATGAGCTGGAGCACGTCTACTTCTCGCGCCTCAGCACAGGCAAAGTTCTTGCCGTAGTTGTGACGAAATCAGGAGTTGTTCGCGACCGCGTACTGCGTATGGATCGGGACGTCTCGCAGACTGAACTCGAGAGCGCCGCGAACTACATCAATGTTAACTTTCAGGGATGGACGATTGAGTCGATTCGCACAGAGCTGGCGCGGCGCATCGAGCGGGAACGCAGCGAGTACGACCGACTGATGAGCTCGCTGGAGCAGCTCTATCGCGGTGGAGCGCTGCATCAGGAGGAAGGCCCCAAAACGGTCTGGGTCGAAGGTGTCTCCAATCTGGTAGTAAAGGATGCTGATCGCGAGCGCCTGCGCGAAATGCTGCGAGTTCTTGAAGAAAAACAGCGGATCGTGGAACTACTCTCCAGCTATGTTGATACCAGGCAGGAAGCGGTTCGCGTAGTGATTGGCCTGGAAGATCGCTTGCCCGAGATGCGCAACCTGGTGCTGATTGGAGCGCCGGCGCGTGTGGGGGGGCAGGTGGTTGGATCTTTGGCGGTAATCGGTCCGACCAGAATGGACTACGAGCACACGATTACGGCTGTGTCTTACATAGCGCAATTATTTGACAAAGTCTTAAACGAGAACGAGTAA
- the grpE gene encoding nucleotide exchange factor GrpE has product MAIDKEQNQTVQTDDGQQNGAHESLPPADAQELAQESQGGVSRQEYERVSQERDALLDRLARLQAEFENYRKRNAREQAEFREYAVADAVKNFLPILDNFDLALRSQKNEGAEAALRSGIELIRKQMDDVLSRLGVQVIPAQGSTFDPRVHEAIEMVESADHADHEVIDELQRGYKLKERLLRPAMVRVATNPTGK; this is encoded by the coding sequence ATGGCAATCGACAAGGAACAGAATCAGACAGTACAGACGGACGACGGGCAACAGAACGGCGCGCACGAATCTTTGCCGCCTGCCGACGCGCAGGAGCTGGCACAGGAATCGCAAGGTGGAGTCTCGCGCCAGGAATACGAGCGTGTGAGCCAGGAACGAGATGCTCTGCTAGATCGTCTCGCGCGTCTTCAAGCCGAATTTGAGAACTATCGCAAGCGCAACGCACGTGAGCAGGCTGAGTTTCGCGAGTATGCAGTTGCGGATGCCGTCAAGAACTTCCTTCCCATTTTGGATAACTTCGATCTGGCGCTTCGCAGCCAGAAGAACGAAGGCGCTGAGGCGGCGCTGCGTTCGGGCATCGAATTGATCCGCAAGCAGATGGACGATGTTCTCTCGCGTCTCGGCGTGCAGGTGATTCCGGCCCAGGGCAGCACCTTCGATCCACGCGTACATGAGGCGATCGAGATGGTCGAGTCCGCAGACCACGCGGATCACGAAGTGATTGACGAGTTGCAACGCGGATACAAGCTGAAAGAGCGGCTGCTGCGTCCGGCGATGGTTCGAGTGGCCACAAATCCAACCGGCAAATAA
- the dnaJ gene encoding molecular chaperone DnaJ produces the protein MPTKVKRDYYEVLGVSRTCTEQELKSAYRKLAMQHHPDRNPGDKDAEEKFKEASEAYSVLSDEEKRAQYDRFGHAGFGGGGVGFDASSFQDLSEIFGDLFGFGDAFGGGRRRSRAQRGADLRADITIELKDAIFGKSTEIPVRKTETCDTCRGTGAAHGKQPTTCSACGGRGQLRYQQGFFSVARTCGTCGGTGQVITDPCKTCRGEGRVIREHKMKIDIPPGVEDGTRIRYQGEGEAGVFGGPSGDLYVVLGVKEDSFYARDGNHLHCMVTIAFPQAALGTEVAVPTFDGEYALKIPAGTQSGQTIPIRNKGVPILRGRGRGDLIVHVEVQIPKKLSPRQRELLEELATLTQVDEKQDKRSFFERMKARLQ, from the coding sequence CTGCCTACAAAAGTGAAGCGGGACTATTACGAAGTTCTAGGTGTAAGCCGAACCTGCACCGAGCAGGAGCTGAAGAGCGCCTACCGCAAGCTCGCGATGCAACATCACCCTGATCGCAATCCCGGTGACAAAGATGCGGAAGAAAAATTCAAAGAGGCGAGCGAGGCATACAGCGTCCTCTCGGATGAGGAGAAGCGCGCACAGTACGACCGCTTTGGTCATGCGGGATTCGGAGGCGGCGGAGTTGGTTTCGATGCTTCGTCCTTCCAGGATCTCAGCGAGATCTTCGGCGACCTCTTCGGATTTGGCGACGCCTTCGGCGGTGGTCGCCGCCGCAGTCGCGCACAGCGTGGCGCAGATTTGCGCGCCGACATCACGATCGAGCTGAAGGATGCGATCTTCGGGAAGAGCACCGAGATTCCCGTTCGCAAGACCGAGACTTGCGATACGTGCCGTGGAACCGGAGCAGCCCACGGAAAGCAGCCGACTACATGCAGCGCTTGTGGAGGCCGCGGGCAACTTCGGTATCAGCAGGGATTCTTCAGTGTGGCTCGCACCTGCGGAACTTGCGGCGGCACTGGCCAGGTAATCACTGACCCATGCAAGACCTGTCGTGGCGAAGGTCGCGTAATTCGCGAACACAAAATGAAAATCGATATTCCGCCTGGAGTGGAGGACGGCACGCGGATTCGTTATCAGGGAGAAGGCGAGGCCGGTGTTTTCGGCGGCCCATCCGGGGACTTATATGTTGTGCTCGGCGTTAAAGAAGACTCGTTCTACGCACGAGATGGAAACCATCTGCACTGCATGGTGACAATCGCGTTTCCTCAGGCCGCACTTGGAACGGAAGTCGCTGTGCCGACCTTTGATGGCGAATACGCCCTCAAAATTCCCGCCGGAACACAGAGCGGCCAGACAATCCCAATTCGGAACAAGGGCGTTCCTATACTGCGCGGACGAGGACGAGGGGACCTAATCGTTCACGTTGAAGTTCAGATTCCCAAGAAGCTTTCTCCGCGTCAACGCGAGCTTCTGGAAGAGCTCGCGACACTTACACAGGTCGACGAAAAGCAGGACAAGCGCAGCTTCTTTGAACGCATGAAGGCACGCCTGCAGTAA
- a CDS encoding 16S rRNA methyltransferase gives MTRRRWIADEVSGDQAFLLGKKAEHLSRVLRARVGQQFEIATPSGVRMGEIIEIEPQRIVFSTHDVPRTEVGRATAQIHLYLAIFKFDRFEWAVEKCTELGVNSIVPVIARRTDAHLATAAQKRVDRWRRIAHEAAQQSRSESVPEVANPEKLDGVISTAQGKRVVLAETEHELRLRDAIGMASELSLAVGPEGGWTESELASFTKSLWVHASLGATILRAETAAIAALAIAQSFRGG, from the coding sequence ATGACCCGCCGTCGCTGGATCGCCGATGAGGTCTCAGGCGACCAAGCCTTTCTTCTGGGAAAAAAAGCTGAGCATCTCTCCCGAGTTCTGCGTGCGCGTGTAGGACAGCAATTCGAAATCGCGACGCCCTCCGGCGTGCGCATGGGCGAAATCATCGAAATCGAGCCCCAACGTATCGTCTTTTCCACCCATGATGTTCCGCGCACCGAGGTCGGACGGGCCACAGCGCAGATTCATCTTTATCTTGCTATTTTCAAATTCGATCGTTTCGAGTGGGCGGTAGAGAAATGCACGGAGCTCGGGGTCAACAGTATCGTTCCCGTTATCGCGCGACGCACGGATGCACATCTCGCAACCGCGGCTCAAAAACGTGTCGATCGCTGGCGACGAATCGCGCATGAGGCGGCGCAGCAATCGCGGAGTGAATCTGTCCCCGAAGTCGCCAATCCTGAAAAGCTTGATGGAGTTATTTCAACCGCTCAGGGCAAACGCGTCGTGTTGGCCGAAACCGAGCATGAGCTTCGGTTGCGAGATGCTATAGGGATGGCTTCGGAGCTGTCCCTGGCGGTTGGCCCTGAAGGTGGTTGGACCGAATCAGAATTGGCCTCATTTACAAAGAGTCTATGGGTGCATGCATCTCTTGGTGCCACAATCTTGCGGGCGGAAACTGCTGCCATTGCTGCACTGGCGATTGCGCAGTCGTTCCGCGGTGGCTGA